The Tamandua tetradactyla isolate mTamTet1 chromosome 8, mTamTet1.pri, whole genome shotgun sequence genome includes a window with the following:
- the LOC143644590 gene encoding hemoglobin subunit beta — MVHLTAEEKAAVGALWGKVNVEEFGGEALGRLLVVYPWTQRFFDNFGDLSTPAAVFGNAKVKAHGKKVLTAFSEGMKHLDNLKGTFAQLSELHCDKLHVDPENFRLLGNVLVIVLARHFGKEFTPELQAAYQKVTAGVANALAHKYH, encoded by the exons ATGGTGCATCTGACTGCTGAGGAGAAGGCTGCCGTCGGTGCCCTGTGGGGCAAGGTGAATGTGGAAGAATTTGGTGGTGAGGCCCTGGGCAG GCTGCTGGTTGTGTACCCCTGGACCCAGAGGTTCTTTGATAACTTTGGGGACTTGTCCACTCCTGCTGCTGTGTTCGGTAATGCTAAAGTGAAGGCCCACGGCAAGAAGGTGCTGACTGCCTTCAGTGAAGGCATGAAGCACCTGGACAACCTCAAGGGCACCTTTGCTCAGCTGAGCGAGCTGCACTGTGACAAGCTGCATGTGGATCCTGAGAACTTCAGG CTCCTGGGCAACGTGCTGGTGATTGTGCTGGCCCGCCACTTTGGCAAGGAATTCACCCCGGAGTTGCAGGCTGCCTATCAGAAGGTGACGGCTGGTGTGGCCAATGCCCTGGCTCACAAGTACCACTGA